A window of Nicotiana sylvestris chromosome 8, ASM39365v2, whole genome shotgun sequence genomic DNA:
CATAACAGTGCAAAGAAGCTTCGCGATTTCTGTAATTGTCATTTCATCAAACACTTCGCAGAAGAATACAGAGCGATCATTATCCCTCAATTTTACATAGCGAGTAAAATATAGCCGGAAATTCAAATTGAATTGGACAATACGATAAAAATGAGCGATGTAGCTGATAAAATAGCGTATTTTCAAGCGATCACAGGTGTTGAAGACACCGATTTGTGCACTGAAATCCTCGCCGCTCATGGCTGGGATCTCGAACTTGCGATCTCTACTTTTACCTCATCAAACTCTTCAGAAAATCACCACTCTGCCACTGACTATACCTCCGAACCCACCACAAGCACGAATCTACAACCGGCAGAAACCGGTATCGTCACCGGTGGAACCGCCGGACAACCACCGGGATTAGCTTGGAAAATTATTACTCTTCCGTTCTCCATCATTTCCGGTAGTCTAGGGTTAATTTCTGGTGCTTTAGGGTTTGGTGTATGGGCTGCGGGAGGTGTACTTTCCTATTCGTTGAGAATGATCGGGCTCAATTCGGGCCGTAATGGCGAGTCCACGTCACCTTTAGTATCTGTATCTGCATCGGCTTCAGAGGCAATGAATTTTGTGAAtatttttgagagggattttggGAGTATAAGGCCGAATTTTATTGCTGAAGGTTTTATGGATGCTTTACAGAGGTCTAGGCATGAGTTTAAGCTGCTTTTTGTGTATTTGCATTCGCCTGAGCATCCGGATACGCCTATGTTTTGTGAAAGGACTTTGTGCAATGAGGCATTGGTGGCATTTATTAATGAGAATTTTGTTTCCTGGGGTGGGAGTATTAGAGCTAGTGAAGGTTTCAAGATGAGTAATAGCTTGAAGGCGTCAAGGTTTCCCTTTTGTGCTGTTGTTATGGCTGCGACAAACCAGAGGATTGCTCTGCTTCAGCAGGTAAACAGTGAAGTCTGTTAGGTGATTTTAATAATATGATTGTTTTGTTTTTTGCAAATTGTCAATGTTCTGTTAGTGTATGCATTTGGATTAATAGAGAGTTCATAAAGGAAACAATTTCTAGAAATGGTCTGTATCAGGCAAGTGTTGTTATATTGCTTTGCAAGTTGTCGATATAGTGTTAGCATATGAATTTGGATTGACTGAGAGCTCATAATGGAAATAGTATCTAGAAATTGTTTGTATCTTGTCTAACTCGTTTCGGGGAAATACTTTAGTTGAAGTGAATGCCATATTAAATCCTGGCTTAAAGTTGCTTTATTTAGTCAAAGACTAGCTTTAGATGAGGGAAATTATGATTCTAGATTGAATTTGGATCAGTAACTTGAAAGCAATCAGCACAATCTTGGACAA
This region includes:
- the LOC104240195 gene encoding plant UBX domain-containing protein 10-like gives rise to the protein MSDVADKIAYFQAITGVEDTDLCTEILAAHGWDLELAISTFTSSNSSENHHSATDYTSEPTTSTNLQPAETGIVTGGTAGQPPGLAWKIITLPFSIISGSLGLISGALGFGVWAAGGVLSYSLRMIGLNSGRNGESTSPLVSVSASASEAMNFVNIFERDFGSIRPNFIAEGFMDALQRSRHEFKLLFVYLHSPEHPDTPMFCERTLCNEALVAFINENFVSWGGSIRASEGFKMSNSLKASRFPFCAVVMAATNQRIALLQQVEGPKSPEELLTALQRVLEESAPVLFSARLEAEERRTNIRLREEQDAAYRAALEADQARERQRKEEQERQEREAAEAERKRKEEEEARERAAREATEREAALAKMREEKLLSLGPEPEKGPDVTQVLVRFPTGERKERRFHCTTTIQSLYDYVDSLGCLEVERYSLVSNFPRTVYGSEKLALSLKDAGLHPQASLFVELNS